Proteins found in one Hevea brasiliensis isolate MT/VB/25A 57/8 chromosome 18, ASM3005281v1, whole genome shotgun sequence genomic segment:
- the LOC110648554 gene encoding CDPK-related kinase 5 — protein sequence MGTCTSKPPKANPYASQNEPVNDQSNPNQTPISPLAPLPNPKQSPFFPFYTPSPAYPFKKSPSAEFTPANSTPTPLRFFKKPFPPPSPAKHIRAVLRRREQGKKKKKAAIPEEGEGDSEDATGIDLDKRFGFSKEFTNRLEVGEEVGRGHFGYTCSAKFKKGDRKGQQVAVKVIPKSKMTTAIAIEDVRREVKILRALTGHSNLVQFHDAFEDFDNVYIVMELCEGGELLDRILSRGGKYSEDDAKGVLVQILNVVAFCHLQGVVHRDLKPENFLYTSKDENSQLKVIDFGLSDFVRPDERLNDIVGSAYYVAPEVLHRSYSTEADVWSIGVIAYILLCGSRPFWARNESGIFRAVLKADPSFDEAPWPSLSPEAKDFVKRLLNKDPRKRMTAAQALGHPWIRNHNDVKVPHDILIFRLMKAYMRSSSLRKAALRALSETLTVDELYYLKEQFALLEPNKNGSITLENFRKALMKNATDAMKDSHIPDFLSSLNALQYRRMDFEEFCAAALSVHQLEALDRWEQRARSAYEIFDKDGNRAIVIEELASELGLGPSIPVHAVLNDWIRHTDGQLSFHGFVKLLHGMSSRTVAKVQ from the exons ATGGGGACCTGCACATCAAAGCCTCCCAAAGCCAACCCTTATGCCTCCCAAAACGAACCTGTAAATGATCAGTCTAACCCGAACCAGACTCCTATATCTCCACTCGCACCGCTCCCTAACCCCAAACAGTCCCCTTTCTTCCCATTCTATACTCCGAGCCCTGCTTATCCGTTCAAGAAATCTCCTTCTGCCGAATTCACACCAGCTAACTCCACTCCTACGCCGTTGCGGTTCTTTAAGAAGCCGTTCCCTCCACCGTCCCCTGCTAAGCATATTAGGGCCGTCCTCCGCCGGCGGGAacaggggaagaagaagaagaaggcggCAATTCCCGAGGAAGGGGAAGGTGATAGCGAGGATGCGACTGGGATAGACTTGGATAAGAGGTTTGGGTTCTCGAAAGAGTTCACGAATAGGTTGGAGGTAGGGGAAGAGGTGGGCCGAGGGCATTTCGGGTATACTTGTTCTGCCAAGTTCAAGAAAGGTGACCGTAAAGGGCAGCAAGTTGCTGTTAAAGTCATACCCAAATCCAAG ATGACAACAGCTATTGCAATTGAGGATGTGAGAAGGGAGGTGAAAATACTAAGGGCCTTGACAGGACATAGCAACCTTGTACAGTTCCATGATGCATTTGAAGATTTTGATAATGTCTACATAGTAATGGA GTTATGTGAAGGAGGGGAGCTGCTAGATAGGATACTTTCAAG GGGTGGGAAATACTCAGAAGATGATGCAAAGGGCGTCTTGGTGCAGATACTAAATGTTGTTGCCTTTTGTCATCTACAAGGTGTGGTGCACCGGGATCTCAAACCAGAG AACTTTCTGTATACTTCTAAGGATGAGAATTCTCAGCTGAAAGTCATAGACTTTGGCTTATCGGATTTTGTCAGACCAG ATGAAAGGCTTAATGACATTGTGGGAAGTGCGTACTATGTGGCACCTGAAGTCCTTCATAGATCTTATAGCACGGAGGCTGATGTATGGAGTATAGGTGTTATAGCATATATTCTATTGTGTGGTAGTCGTCCATTTTGGGCCCGTAATGAGTCCGGAATTTTTCGGGCAGTCTTGAAAGCTGATCCAAGTTTTGATGAAGCACCTTGGCCTTCTTTATCTCCGGAAGCAAAAGACTTTGTAAAACGCCTATTGAACAAGGACCCCAGGAAGCGAATGACTGCAGCTCAGGCCTTAG GTCATCCCTGGATCCGGAATCATAATGATGTAAAAGTACCTcatgatattttaattttcagactcATGAAGGCATATATGCGCTCGTCATCTTTGCGTAAGGCTGCTTTAAGG GCATTGTCTGAGACACTGACTGTGGATGAACTCTATTATTTGAAGGAACAGTTTGCATTGTTAGAGCCAAACAAAAATGGCAGCATAACCTtggaaaactttagaaag GCTTTGATGAAAAATGCAACAGATGCAATGAAGGATTCACACATCCCTGATTTTCTCTCATCG CTAAATGCACTTCAATACAGAagaatggattttgaagaattttgtgcaGCTGCATTGAGTGTCCATCAGCTGGAGGCACTTGATCGCTGGGAACAGCGTGCCCGTTCTGCATATGAAATTTTCGACAAGGATGGAAACAGGGCTATCGTCATTGAGGAGCTTGCTTCT GAACTTGGACTTGGCCCCTCTATTCCAGTTCATGCAGTTCTCAATGACTGGATAAGGCATACTGATGGACAACTTAGCTTCCATGGATTTGTCAAATTGTTGCATGGTATGTCCAGCCGAACCGTGGCAAAGGTGCAATGA